The following are encoded in a window of Flavobacterium sp. WC2421 genomic DNA:
- a CDS encoding sugar MFS transporter produces MESKVLKTVVVYLGGLLTGLSLIIYPALGPIFTDSAHFGFSSNQFSSIFIPQTILAIFSALLTPFFVSKWGVKNVLLQGCISLAFTLFLLFMSHFFIHEKTKALFLIYSGTCFLGLGFGLVITVLNPLAFQLFPNNELASISGLHFSLGLGTAGAPLLVSMLHNPNLWWYLPLIVFALVLILLVFVLFLNLNKQENTLQASTLKIPLRLWGFVLIVILYGICEGTLGSYGAVFLKNQGFSIKTAAVGLALFWGGLAFGRIVFGLLSARFKMKGITLLSALLIVFMFYLIPMSTVENWSLLGMALVGILMSSLFPSSVNWATQENTSQAIMVSGLMVASLQFGTGISTNFLGFLSAIYPLALLFKWMGLIAFGMVGLMWYMQKKSKSKS; encoded by the coding sequence ATGGAAAGCAAAGTACTTAAAACGGTTGTAGTTTATCTCGGAGGATTGTTAACCGGATTATCCTTGATTATTTATCCTGCTCTAGGGCCTATTTTTACTGACTCTGCTCATTTTGGATTCAGTAGCAATCAGTTCAGTAGTATTTTTATACCACAAACTATTTTGGCTATTTTTTCGGCTTTGTTGACTCCTTTTTTTGTTTCAAAATGGGGCGTGAAAAATGTTTTGCTCCAAGGGTGCATATCACTGGCTTTTACCCTGTTTTTATTATTCATGAGCCATTTTTTTATACATGAAAAAACAAAAGCTTTATTTTTAATTTATTCTGGCACTTGTTTTTTGGGTCTTGGTTTCGGATTGGTAATAACGGTGCTCAATCCGCTAGCTTTTCAGCTTTTTCCAAATAACGAATTGGCATCTATTTCCGGACTCCATTTTTCATTAGGATTGGGTACTGCAGGCGCACCACTGCTCGTTAGTATGTTACATAACCCCAATTTGTGGTGGTATTTACCCCTAATAGTTTTTGCATTAGTACTAATCTTATTGGTGTTTGTGTTATTTTTAAATTTAAATAAGCAGGAGAATACTTTGCAGGCCAGTACTTTAAAAATCCCATTGCGTTTATGGGGATTTGTCCTTATTGTTATTCTTTATGGAATTTGTGAGGGTACTTTAGGTAGTTACGGTGCCGTTTTCCTCAAGAACCAAGGTTTTTCAATTAAAACAGCTGCAGTAGGACTCGCTTTGTTTTGGGGTGGATTGGCTTTTGGGAGAATTGTTTTTGGACTCTTATCAGCTCGTTTTAAAATGAAAGGCATTACATTACTATCGGCTTTGTTAATCGTTTTTATGTTTTACTTGATTCCAATGAGCACAGTTGAAAATTGGAGTCTTTTAGGAATGGCATTAGTAGGAATTTTGATGTCTTCCTTATTTCCTTCTTCAGTAAATTGGGCTACACAAGAAAATACAAGCCAAGCTATAATGGTATCTGGTTTGATGGTAGCATCACTTCAGTTTGGAACTGGCATCAGTACTAATTTTCTTGGATTTTTAAGTGCAATTTATCCATTAGCATTATTGTTTAAATGGATGGGGCTCATCGCTTTTGGAATGGTTGGATTAATGTGGTACATGCAAAAAAAATCTAAAAGCAAAAGTTGA
- a CDS encoding protein-glutamine glutaminase family protein has translation MKASLPVGYQQANCHNLSHYISLLLESKGIITSKIWAFSPGIYSNSNSQLITFIDKKELSPNGTIDWGYHVATVLHVNDGIETHQMVIDLELFPKGLVHYKTWLDKLKTKKLISLMLDFEWYLFNSTMIPNSQLKYDANGMLNSKLKNIILPETFSDKLIDDFYKYTDDSLQNQWLEKGLAINATAVEFYTEEIAPLLKLNNQAQLINDYKNLVGNVFNFETVFRDNRWNYDMTTDFQNQYYTIINKYREIYNNNLIKWGLSVANLKNIIDSKQFE, from the coding sequence TTGAAGGCATCATTGCCTGTAGGGTATCAGCAAGCAAATTGTCATAATTTGTCGCATTATATAAGCTTGCTATTAGAATCAAAAGGGATTATAACATCTAAAATTTGGGCTTTTTCTCCTGGTATTTATTCCAATTCAAATTCACAATTAATCACATTTATTGATAAAAAAGAGCTCTCTCCTAATGGAACAATTGATTGGGGATATCATGTTGCCACAGTATTACATGTAAACGATGGTATAGAAACACACCAAATGGTAATTGATTTAGAGCTTTTTCCAAAAGGTCTAGTTCATTATAAAACATGGTTAGATAAACTTAAAACAAAAAAGCTAATTTCATTAATGCTGGATTTTGAATGGTATTTGTTTAATTCCACTATGATTCCTAATTCTCAATTGAAATATGACGCAAATGGTATGCTAAATTCAAAATTAAAAAACATTATTCTTCCCGAAACATTTTCAGATAAGTTGATAGATGATTTTTATAAATACACCGATGATTCTTTACAAAATCAATGGCTAGAAAAAGGATTAGCGATCAATGCAACGGCCGTTGAATTCTATACTGAAGAAATAGCACCATTATTAAAATTAAATAATCAGGCACAATTAATCAATGATTATAAAAATTTAGTGGGAAACGTATTCAATTTTGAAACCGTATTTAGAGACAACAGGTGGAATTATGATATGACTACCGATTTTCAAAACCAATATTACACCATAATTAATAAATACCGTGAGATCTACAACAATAATCTTATAAAATGGGGACTTAGTGTTGCTAACTTAAAGAATATAATAGATTCAAAACAATTTGAATAA
- a CDS encoding transglutaminase N-terminal domain-containing protein, translating into MKYKLKHKTLYTYVNAVHNYQSVLCLQPQSSARQICTNFKIEIEPKPSKIYSRKDYFGNIQHYFSLHESHTKLNVIVSSEIEVLKNVVQPWSTISCEETTLKINANPVLKADLLIYQLPSQFINWDDNIIAFAQSCLIPEAPLFECVMNLTKKIFTDFDFRSGSTNVNTPISTVLKEKKGVCQDFSHLAIACLRSAGIPARYVSGYIETLPPKGKIKLEGSDASHAWISVYIPEMGWCEFDPTNNMIPQQRHIVTAYGRDFADVSPLRGIIFSSGEHKVKVEVDVIPVV; encoded by the coding sequence ATGAAATATAAACTAAAACACAAAACCCTTTACACTTATGTGAATGCTGTTCACAATTACCAAAGCGTATTGTGTTTACAACCGCAAAGTTCAGCCAGACAAATTTGTACCAATTTTAAAATAGAAATAGAGCCAAAACCTTCTAAAATTTATAGTAGAAAGGATTATTTTGGAAATATTCAACATTATTTTTCTTTACACGAGTCACACACCAAATTGAATGTTATTGTGTCTAGTGAAATAGAAGTTTTAAAAAATGTAGTTCAACCCTGGAGCACCATTTCCTGTGAAGAAACTACATTAAAAATCAATGCCAATCCTGTCCTTAAAGCGGACCTTTTAATTTATCAATTACCTAGTCAATTTATCAATTGGGATGACAATATAATTGCCTTTGCTCAAAGTTGCCTTATTCCAGAAGCCCCGCTTTTTGAATGTGTTATGAATTTAACAAAAAAAATATTTACCGATTTTGACTTTAGATCAGGATCAACAAATGTAAATACACCAATCAGTACAGTACTGAAAGAAAAAAAAGGGGTTTGCCAAGATTTTTCTCATTTGGCTATCGCTTGCCTAAGAAGTGCAGGTATTCCAGCACGCTATGTAAGCGGTTATATTGAAACTTTACCACCAAAAGGTAAAATAAAGTTAGAAGGTTCTGATGCATCACATGCTTGGATATCTGTTTATATTCCTGAAATGGGGTGGTGTGAATTTGATCCTACTAACAATATGATTCCACAACAAAGGCATATTGTTACTGCATACGGTAGAGATTTCGCTGATGTTTCTCCACTTAGAGGAATAATATTTAGTTCAGGAGAACATAAAGTCAAAGTGGAAGTAGATGTAATTCCAGTAGTTTAA
- a CDS encoding heavy metal-associated domain-containing protein → MSLLTNNVIPDNHGKVFGTNAMEETDLLEIKKNLLELEGIKNVIVNLEIFPREFTVHTNKIVNITDIENKVKQIGFHAIPKDTFIL, encoded by the coding sequence ATGAGCCTCCTAACAAACAATGTCATCCCAGATAATCATGGTAAAGTTTTTGGAACAAATGCCATGGAAGAGACTGATTTACTAGAAATCAAAAAAAATTTATTGGAACTTGAAGGTATAAAAAATGTTATCGTCAATTTAGAAATATTCCCGCGAGAATTTACTGTTCACACTAATAAGATAGTGAATATTACTGATATTGAAAACAAAGTAAAACAAATAGGGTTTCATGCCATACCAAAAGACACCTTTATACTTTAA